The following coding sequences are from one Kwoniella dendrophila CBS 6074 chromosome 8, complete sequence window:
- a CDS encoding 40S ribosomal protein S15 — protein sequence MADFTTGEEAAAKKASRSFKKYQYRGVELDQLLDLSNEDFIELVHARARRRFQRGLKRRPLGLIKKLRKSKKEAGPNEKPAMVKTHLRDMIIVPEMIGSVVGVYNGKTFTTVEVKPEMTGHYLGEFSITYKPVGHSRGANMKDSRL from the exons ATG GCTGATTTCACCACCGGAGAGGAAGCTGCTGCCAAAAAGGCCTCTAGATCTTTCaaaaaatatcaatacagaggtgttgaacttgatcaacttcttgATCTCTCCAACGAGGACTTCATCGAG CTCGTCCACGCTCGagctagaagaagattcCAAAGAGGTCTTAAAAGAAGACCTTTAGGTTTAATCAAAAAACTCcgaaaatcaaagaaagaagctggACCAAATGAAAAACCAGCTATGGTTAAAACTCATTTACGAGACATGATCATTGTTCCAGAAATGATTGGTAGTGTTGTTGGTGTCTAC AACGGTAAAACCTTCACCACCGTTGAAGTTAAACCAGAAATGACCGGTCACTACCTTGGTGAATTCTC CATTACCTACAAACCTGTCGGTCACTCTAGAGGTGCTAACATGAAAGACTCCCGATTGTGA
- a CDS encoding DNA polymerase epsilon subunit B: MVNLMRAAIVKVFSTKHSLTLPAAALQYIEQVLLENEIPEDEWIVGLEFWAREYLKGEDSSSLVSLPALKRAYESLQLGTTDDAAVADPSEINVESHFHVIDSFDMPAVHFDAVRGGFTNAKSRPSIAGQASSRSAFLRERWGIIKEIVLRNENFTPPAIGGHDRSNYLKLTSTRNLLGRAGQLFLLFGMLSRDPEGRLCLEDGEGRVVLDMEDAVPGEGLFTEGCMVLIEGEYTIDETIKVLAMGHPPSEKREVARGLHGHVDFLGGGAMSLKEEQKYQPSILANTQVSFVVLSDVWLDHPRTLPALRRMLEGYAEAVEYRPMAFVFCGNFSQKGWEGEGGLKRYTNGFNALTDLLLEFPLLHSSNFIFVPGPLDPWSSTTLPRPAIPSVFATRLTQKLSRARFVSNPCRLRYFGMELVICREDLMGKMVRNLVGVKKEGQADMKRYLVQTILDQTHLSPLPISIRPTLWEYDHTLRLYPMPSALVLADKYERYELTYEGCHVFNPGRFVGSGGEGGGGEFEWSMYYPATGRSERR, from the exons atggtcaatttGATGAGAGCCGCCATTGTCAAG GTCTTTTCGACTAAACATTCTTTGACTCTTCCTGCTGCCGCTTTACAGTATATAGAACAAGTCCTGCTGGAG AACGAGATACCGGAAGATGAATGGATAGTGGGACTAGAATTCTGGGCAAGAGAGTATCTCAAAGGCGAAG ATTCCTCTTCCTTGGTATCGCTTCCTGCTCTTAAAAGAGCTTACGAAAGCTTACAGCTGGGT ACAACGGATGATGCGGCTGTGGCTGATCCATCAGAAATCAACGTGGAATCGCACTTTCATGTGATAGATTCTTTTGATATGCCTGCTGTACATTTCGATGCTGTAAGAGGAGGATTTACAAA CGCAAAGTCAAGACCTTCTATAGCAGGTCAGGCTTCTAGTAGATCAGCGTTCCTGAGGGAAAGATGGGGTATAATCAAAGAA ATTGTGCTTAGAAACGAAAACTTCACTCCGCCAGCTATCGGAGGGCATGATCGATCAAATTACTTGAAATTGACTTCGACGCGGAATCTATTGGGTAGAGCTGGTCAGCTGTTCTTACTATTCGGAATGCTATCAAGGGATCCCGAAGGTAGATTATGTCTagaagatggagaaggtAGAGTTGTGTTGGATATGGAAGATGCA GTACCGGGAGAAGGTCTTTTTACTGAAGGTTGTATGGTATTGATAGAAGGAGAATACACGATAGATGAAACTATAAAGGTTTTAGCTATGGGTCATCCACCGAGTGAAAAAAGAGAAGTTGCCAG AGGGCTTCATGGGCATGTGGACTTTTTGGGTGGGGGTGCTATGTcattgaaagaagag CAAAAATACCAGCCTTCAATATTAGCCAACACTCAAGTCTCATTCGTCGTACTATCAGATGTATGGTTAGATCATCCGCGTACACTACCAGCTCTGAGAAGGATGTTGGAGGGATATGCTGAAGCGGTAGAATATCGTCCGATGGCTTTTGTATTTTGTGGGAATTTTAGTCAGAAAGGATGGGAAGGGGAAGGAGGTTTAAAACGATATACCA ATGGATTCAATGCCTTAACGGATTTACTACTCGAATTCCCTTTACTTCATTCATCCAATTTTATCTTCGTACCTGGACCACTGGATCCTTGGTCATCTACAACATTACCTCGTCCAGCAATACCGTCAGTATTCGCCACTCGTTTAACACAGAAATTATCGAGAGCAAGATTCGTTTCAAATCCTTGTAGATTGAGATATTTTGGCATGGAGTTAGTGATTTGTAGAGAGGATTTGATGGGTAAAATGGTTAGGAATTTAGTTGgagtgaagaaagaaggtcAAGCGGATATGAAAAGATAT CTTGTACAAACTATACTTGATCAAACTCATTTATCACCACTACCAATATCCATAAGACCTACATTATGGGAATATGACCATACTTTAAGATTATATCCTATGCCATCTGCATTAGTCTTAGCagataaatatgaaagaTATGAGTTAACTTATGAGGGTTGTCATGTGTTTAATCCAGGTAGATTTGTCGGATCAGgcggtgaaggtggtggtggtgaatttgaatggaGTATGTATTATCCTGCTACAGGTAGAAGTGAACGAAGGTGA